One window of the Rosa rugosa chromosome 3, drRosRugo1.1, whole genome shotgun sequence genome contains the following:
- the LOC133737964 gene encoding uncharacterized protein LOC133737964 yields MATIFERREFTTTVYQRYENRTYRSKSCVDVLPIKFYRWKTYSDHNPDMQVFDTKPPILSSTKVLKLRFSRERASGNARTTMERLARYQRVIAGSPREANKLQNKLGRYLTTTLGIHEDEQPFVIVKVLEMLREAVPDKIIEVHLIEITFRSTNWSFLWGFDKDGDDIHYRAKLVPAPKSFIESLEEVRLLDDDNLELLGLECPICLQVFAEKKDTSITRLPCSHYYHRDCIVQWLQINHVCPTCRHPNAPS; encoded by the coding sequence ATGGCCACCATCTTTGAGAGACGTGAATTTACCACCACCGTTTATCAAAGGTATGAAAACAGAACCTACCGAAGCAAATCCTGCGTGGACGTACTTCCGATCAAATTCTACCGGTGGAAGACATATTCAGACCATAACCCAGATATGCAAGTTTTTGACACTAAACCTCCAATTTTGTCATCTACAAAAGTTCTCAAGTTGCGGTTCTCGAGGGAGAGGGCAAGTGGAAATGCAAGGACAACGATGGAGAGACTTGCTAGGTATCAAAGGGTCATAGCTGGGTCTCCCAGGGAAGCAAACAAGTTACAGAACAAGTTGGGTAGGTACCTTACCACAACTTTGGGAATTCACGAAGATGAGCAACCGTTTGTTATTGTAAAAGTATTGGAAATGCTCCGAGAAGCCGTCCCCGATAAAATTATAGAAGTGCACTTGATAGAAATTACATTTAGAAGTACGAATTGGTCCTTTCTGTGGGGCTTCGACAAGGACGGGGACGATATACACTACAGGGCTAAGCTAGTTCCTGCTCCAAAATCATTCATCGAGTCTCTGGAGGAAGTGAGACTACTTGATGATGATAATCTGGAATTGCTTGGATTGGAGTGTCCTATTTGTTTGCAGGTGTTTGCAGAGAAAAAAGATACCAGCATTACTCGATTGCCATGCTCACACTATTATCATCGAGATTGCATTGTCCAGTGGCTCCAGATCAATCATGTCTGCCCCACTTGTCGACACCCTAATGCTCCGAGTTGA
- the LOC133735396 gene encoding early nodulin-93-like — protein sequence MGIPSEMRDMWVNNRRNSLLIPSPYEDEIQQKALRAKTCTQEGARQGFKAACIWGAVSAVPTLAAVRTIPWAKANLNYTAQALMISAASIAAYFITADKTILECARKNAQLQQALSRQQ from the exons ATGGGAATTCCATCGGAAATGAGGGACATGTGGGTGAACAACCGTCGAAACTCTCTGCTGATTCCTTCGCCATATGAAGATGAGATTCAACAGAAGGCCTTAAGGGCCAAAACTTGCACCCAAG AGGGCGCTCGCCAGGGATTCAAGGCAGCTTGCATTTGGGGTGCTGTCAGCGCTGTGCCTACA TTGGCTGCTGTTCGTACGATTCCTTGGGCAAAGGCTAACCTCAATTATACTGCTCAAGCACTGATGATATCTGCTG CATCAATTGCTGCTTACTTCATCACCGCTGATAAAACCATCTTGGAGTGTGCTAGAAAAAATGCGCAGTTGCAACAAGCCTTGAGCCGCCAGCAGTGA
- the LOC133735394 gene encoding endoribonuclease YBEY, chloroplastic-like, with the protein MLLHLSTLLRAIHSTRPMARYIPRATLISITPIPIRNTTPRRNSIVPPQPHRFDASKASLFFGRRFHALCGGDWRARPRPSLRICAAQRDYRKVRRRAPKRKDKELELNVSICIEEELPDDPEILGIAELLRINVPMAMKLAFDGLKDSEYKTRDDGISDVGGFQSVELSVMLCNDEFIRKLNKEWRDEDHATDVLSMSQHVPELRLPILMLGDVVISVETAARQAEERGHTILDEIRILMIHGLLHLLGFDHEISEEAEVEMEKEEELLLKSLGWTGKGLIQSASNAEINAISHEEKQDDRKREGSLRYYKPKFKYIFCDMDGTLLNSKTQISSTTAKALKEVSSRGVKIVIATGKTRSAVINIFKMVDLAGKDGIVSEFSPGVFCQGLLVYGKQGREIFKGNLDPNVCREACLYSWENRIPLIAYSEDRCFTLFDHPLVDSLHTVYHEPKGEIMPSVEHLLAAGDIQKVIFMDTAEGVATTLRPHWSGAIRDRAAVVQAQPDMLEIVPPGTSKGSGVKLLLDHLGITPKEIMAIGDGENDIEMLELASLGVALSNGSEKTKAVANLIGASNDEDGAADAIYRYAF; encoded by the exons atgcTCCTCCATCTCTCTACTCTCCTCCGCGCCATCCATTCTACCCGCCCAATGGCGCGTTACATCCCACGCGCCACCCTCATATCCATCACCCCCATTCCCATCCGAAACACCACCCCCAGACGGAATTCAATCGTCCCTCCCCAACCGCACCGTTTCGACGCCTCCAAAGCCTCGCTCTTCTTCGGCCGGAGATTCCACGCCCTCTGCGGCGGCGACTGGAGAGCTCGTCCGAGACCGTCGTTACGCATCTGTGCTGCGCAGAGAGACTACCGGAAAGTGAGGCGGCGAGCCCCGAAGAGAAAGGACAAGGAGCTCGAGCTCAACGTCAGCATTTGCATCGAAGAAGAGTTGCCTGACGATCCTGAAATCCTT GGGATAGCGGAGTTGCTCAGGATTAATGTTCCGATGGCAATGAAGCTAGCGTTTGATGGCTTGAAAGATTCGGAGTATAAAACCAGGGACGATGGCATCAGTGACGTCGGAGGGTTTCAGAGCGTGGAGCTTTCGGTGATGCTTTGCAATGACGAGTTTATCCGAAAGCTTAACAAAGAATGGAGAGATGAGGACCATGCTACTGATGTGCTTTCAATGTCACAACATGTCCCTGAGCTTAGGCTTCCCATT CTTATGTTGGGTGACGTTGTGATTTCTGTTGAGACTGCGGCGAGACAAGCAGAAGAAAGAGGACATACGATTCTTGACGAGATACGTATTCTCATG ATACATGGATTGCTGCATCTACTAGGATTTGATCATGAGATTAGCGAAGAAGCCGAAGTGGAaatggagaaggaggaggagcttCTCTTGAAGAGCCTTGGGTGGACGGGAAAAGGATTGATTCAGAGTGCGTCCAATGCTGAAATCAATGCAATTTCCCATGAGGAGAAACAGGATG ACAGGAAGAGAGAAGGCAGCCTTCGATACTATAAACCAAAGTTCAAATATATATTCTGCGATATGGATG GCACCCTTCTCAACAGTAAAACTCAAATCAGTTCAACAACTGCAAAGGCTCTTAAAGAGGTCTCATCAAGGGGTGTGAAAATAGTGATAGCAACTGGAAAA ACTCGCTCAGCTGTGATCAACATTTTTAAAATGGTAGACTTAGCAGGAAAAGATGGCATTGTTTCAGAATTTTCTCCTGGGGTTTTCTGCCAG GGATTGCTTGTTTATGGTAAGCAAGGTCGGGAAATCTTTAAAGGGAATTTAGATCCAAATGTCTGCAGAGAG GCGTGTCTTTACTCTTGGGAGAATAGGATACCTCTTATTGCTTACAGTGAGGATCGTTGCTTCACTCTATTTGACCACCCACTAGTTGACTCACTACATACTGTATATCATGAGCCAAAG GGGGAGATCATGCCTTCAGTTGAGCATCTCTTGGCTGCTGGTGACATACAG AAAGTAATCTTCATGGACACTGCCGAAGGAGTCGCAACTACTTTGAGGCCACACTGGTCAGGAGCAATTAGAGATCGTGCAGCAGTTGTTCAAGCTCAGCCGGACATGCTTGAAATTGTCCCTCCGGGGACCTCAAAAGGGAGTGGAGTAAAATTGCTGCTTGATCATTTGGGCATCACTCCAAAGGAG ATCATGGCTATTGGCGATGGAGAAAATGACATTGAGATGCTTGAACTAGCTTCTTTAGGTGTTGCTCTTAGCAATGGTTCAGAGAAAACAAAAGCTGTGGCTAATTTAATTGGTGCCAGTAACGACGAAGATGGTGCAGCTGATGCGATCTACCGGTATGCATTTTGA
- the LOC133739066 gene encoding ultraviolet-B receptor UVR8-like: MEESDDVSVSPSSGGNLARKVVTVAAGEAHTLALTGDGYVYSWGRGMFGRLGTGSESDELCPVRVKFKPEKGLKFVGVAAGAYHSLALADDGSIWCWGYNIYGQLGVNGENSLVPCLLERFLELGSGTRSEVPLQVCSVKAGGMMSLAIDNLGTLWMWGNCPLESSSSEGGFSLVSSFTPTPVWDFHGHMVVKVACGNEHVVALVTAGETYKGEDLICFSWGSNNHGQLGLGDKENRSRPEIVEDFNKDSIFAVYEVACGAFHTAVLTHKKRPSETLESMCWTFGLGENGQLGHGTTQSASSPETVKELPQYVYLISVDCGLFHTSVVSSAGDVWSWGMEKGLGLCPDASFTGTDAGDAISPLQILCNGSNGSKFQEPVQVVCGAAHTVLVANDGYKLWSWGRGRSGVLGNGKTIDCFSPTVVLWPPLTEDFKQEELNTVGEGDRIAEENSKGVTKTEKALCSAIEETKLLQSKLAVMERYADILHGSIFGKPLEEQDIPISLQNSGIHDIGKEWDRMLESADPAKLVRLEKFYQKMLEGVKEKLLKKRIQEIVKECLSSTINKV; encoded by the exons ATGGAGGAGAGCGATGATGTCAGCGTGTCTCCCTCCAGTGGCGGCAACTTGGCTCGTAAAGTGGTGACGGTGGCTGCCGGAGAAGCTCACACTCTGGCCCTCACAG GTGATGGGTATGTGTATTCATGGGGGAGAGGCATGTTTGGGCGGCTCGGAACCGGTTCGGAATCCGACGAGCTCTGTCCGGTTCGGGTCAAATTTAAACCAGAAAAGGGGCTCAAATTTGTGGGAGTGGCTGCTGGTGCTTACCACAGTCTTGCTCTGGCTG ATGATGGGTCCATTTGGTGTTGGGGTTACAACATCT ATGGCCAACTTGGTGTAAATGGAGAAAATTCTCTAGTACCCTGCTTGCTAGAGCGATTCCTTGAGTTGGGCTCTGGAACGAGGAGTGAAGTGCCACTACAG GTTTGTTCTGTTAAGGCTGGAGGAATGATGTCCCTAGCAATAGATAATCTCGGTACCCTTTGGATGTGGGGCAATTGTCCACTAGAAAGCAGCAGCAGTGAAGGTGGGTTCTCTCTTGTGAGCAGTTTCACTCCAACCCCAGTGTGGGATTTCCATGGCCACATGGTTGTGAAGGTAGCATGCGGAAATGAGCATGTAGTAGCCCTAGTCACGGCTGGAGAAACATATAAAGGTGAAGATCTTATATGCTTCTCTTGGGGTAGTAACAATCATGGGCAGTTAGGCCTCGGGGATAAAGAGAACCGGAGTCGTCCTGAAATAGTAGAAGATTTTAACAAGGACTCCATATTTGCGGTTTATGAAGTAGCATGTGGGGCTTTTCACACAGCTGTGCTTACCCACAAGAAAAGACCAAGTGAGACATTAGAAAGCATGTGCTGGACGTTTGGCCTTGGAGAAAATGGGCAACTTGGGCATGGAACCACCCAAAGTGCCTCATCTCCTGAAACTGTGAAAGAATTGCCACAATATGTGTATCTGATCTCTGTTGACTGTGGCTTATTCCACACTAGTGTTGTTTCATCTGCAGGAGATGTGTGGTCATGGGGGATGGAGAAGGGTCTCGGTCTATGCCCAGATGCTAGTTTTACTGGGACAGATGCAGGGGATGCCATTTCTCCCTTACAGATTCTGTGTAACGGATCCAATGGGTCTAAATTTCAGGAGCCGGTCCAAGTTGTATGTGGTGCTGCCCATACTGTTCTTGTAGCAAATGATGGATATAAGCTTTGGTCTTGGGGGAGAGGAAGAAGTGGGGTTCTCGGAAATGGCAAGACAATCGACTGTTTTTCTCCCACTGTTGTATTGTGGCCTCCACTTACAGAGGATTTCAAGCAAGAAGAACTAAATACTGTTGGGGAGGGAGACAGAATTGCGGAAGAGAATTCTAAAGGAGtcaccaaaacagaaaaagcCTTGTGTTCAGCAATTGAAGAAACGAAACTTCTTCAATCAAAACTCGCAGTGATGGAACGATATGCTGACATACTTCATGGTTCAATATTTGGAAAACCCTTGGAAGAGCAGGATATTCCAATCTCCTTGCAGAACTCAGGTATTCATGACATTGGAAAGGAATGGGACAGAATGCTAGAGTCAGCAGATCCTGCGAAGCTCGTAAGGTTGGAAAAGTTCTATCAAAAAATGCTTGAAGGTGTTAAAGAAAAGCTGTTGAAGAAAAGGATTCAGGAGATAGTAAAAGAGTGTCTCAGTTCTACTATAAACAAAGTATAG